From Mycobacterium lacus, one genomic window encodes:
- a CDS encoding acyl-CoA dehydrogenase family protein: MGSAIKYQRTLFEPEHELFRESYRGFLDRHVAPHHDEWEKAKIVDRGVWLEAGKQGFLGMAVPEEYGGGGNPDFRYNTVITEETTAGRYSGIGFGLHNDIVAPYLLALATEEQKQRWLPKFCTGELITAIAMTEPGTGSDLQGIKTRAVKQGDHYVLNGSKTFITNGINSDLVIVVAQTDPEKGAQGFSLLVVERGMEGFERGRHLDKIGLDAQDTAELSFTDVRVPAENLLGQEGMGFIYLMQNLPQERISIAVMAAAAMEDVLERTLQYTKERMAFGKPIGSFQNSRFVLAELATEATLVRIMVDEFVKLHLEGKLTAEQAAMAKWYSTEKQVHLIDRCLQLHGGYGYMREYSVARSYLDARVQTIYGGTTEIMKEIIGRSLGV; this comes from the coding sequence ATGGGCAGTGCCATCAAGTACCAGCGCACTCTTTTCGAACCCGAACACGAACTGTTCCGCGAGTCCTACCGGGGTTTCCTCGACCGCCACGTCGCGCCGCATCACGACGAGTGGGAGAAGGCCAAGATCGTCGACCGCGGGGTGTGGCTCGAGGCCGGCAAACAGGGTTTCCTGGGAATGGCGGTGCCCGAGGAATACGGCGGCGGCGGTAACCCCGATTTCCGTTACAACACCGTCATCACCGAGGAAACCACCGCCGGGCGCTACAGCGGCATCGGGTTCGGCTTGCACAACGACATCGTGGCGCCGTACCTGCTGGCGCTGGCGACCGAAGAGCAGAAGCAGCGCTGGCTACCCAAGTTCTGCACCGGCGAGCTGATCACTGCGATCGCGATGACCGAGCCGGGAACCGGTAGCGACTTGCAGGGCATCAAGACCCGCGCGGTCAAACAGGGCGATCACTACGTATTAAACGGGTCAAAGACATTCATCACCAACGGGATCAACTCCGACCTGGTGATCGTGGTGGCGCAGACGGACCCCGAAAAAGGTGCGCAAGGGTTCAGTTTGCTGGTTGTCGAACGCGGCATGGAGGGTTTCGAACGCGGCCGCCATCTGGACAAGATCGGGCTGGACGCGCAAGACACCGCCGAGCTGTCCTTCACCGACGTGCGCGTTCCGGCCGAGAACCTCCTCGGGCAGGAGGGTATGGGGTTTATCTACCTGATGCAGAACCTGCCGCAGGAACGGATCTCGATCGCCGTCATGGCGGCCGCCGCGATGGAAGATGTGCTGGAGCGGACGCTGCAGTACACCAAGGAGCGCATGGCTTTTGGAAAGCCGATCGGCAGCTTCCAAAACAGCAGGTTCGTGTTGGCCGAGCTGGCCACCGAGGCCACCCTGGTGCGCATCATGGTCGACGAGTTCGTCAAGCTGCACCTCGAGGGCAAGCTGACGGCCGAACAGGCCGCTATGGCCAAGTGGTATTCCACCGAGAAGCAGGTACACCTGATCGACCGCTGCCTGCAGTTGCACGGCGGTTACGGATACATGCGTGAATACTCAGTTGCCCGTTCCTATCTCGATGCACGGGTACAGACGATCTACGGCGGTACCACCGAGATCATGAAGGAGATCATCGGCCGCAGCCTGGGCGTCTGA
- the hflX gene encoding GTPase HflX: MTHPEFPNPAQPASEPSTGELALDDRSALRRVAGLSTELADITEVEYRQLRLERVVLVGVWTEGSAADNQASMAELAALAETAGSQVLEGLIQRRDKPDPSTYIGSGKAAELREVVVATGADTVICDGELSPAQLTALEKAVKVKVIDRTALILDIFAQHATSREGKAQVSLAQMEYMLPRLRGWGESMSRQAGGRAGGSGGGVGLRGPGETKIETDRRRIRERMAKLRREIRAMKQVRDTQRSRRLHSEMPSIAIVGYTNAGKSSVLNALTGAGVLVQDALFATLEPTTRRAQFEDGRPFVLTDTVGFVRHLPTQLVEAFRSTLEEVVHADLLVHVVDGSDVNPFAQISAVRQVVSEVIADHNGDQPPELLVVNKVDIASDLMLARLRHELPDAVFVSARTGDGIDALRRRMAELAVADDTAVDVMIPYHRGDLVARVHADGRVQHAEHNSEGTRIRARVPLGLAASLREFSAP; the protein is encoded by the coding sequence ATGACACATCCCGAATTTCCCAACCCCGCTCAGCCGGCTTCTGAGCCCAGCACCGGCGAACTCGCCCTCGATGACCGCTCGGCCCTGCGCCGCGTCGCCGGGTTGTCGACCGAGCTCGCCGACATCACCGAGGTCGAGTACCGCCAGCTGCGCCTGGAGCGGGTGGTGCTGGTCGGCGTGTGGACCGAGGGCAGCGCGGCCGACAACCAGGCGAGCATGGCCGAGCTGGCGGCGCTGGCCGAAACCGCCGGCTCGCAGGTGCTCGAAGGGCTCATCCAGCGTCGCGACAAGCCCGACCCGTCGACCTACATCGGTTCGGGCAAGGCTGCCGAGCTTCGTGAGGTGGTCGTGGCGACCGGCGCCGACACCGTCATCTGTGACGGCGAGCTGTCCCCGGCTCAGCTGACCGCGCTGGAGAAGGCCGTCAAGGTCAAAGTGATCGACCGCACAGCGCTCATCCTCGACATCTTCGCCCAGCATGCCACCAGCCGGGAGGGCAAGGCCCAGGTGTCGCTCGCCCAGATGGAGTACATGCTGCCGCGGCTGCGCGGCTGGGGTGAGTCGATGTCGCGACAGGCTGGGGGGCGCGCCGGCGGCAGCGGCGGAGGCGTCGGGCTGCGCGGTCCCGGTGAAACCAAGATCGAGACCGACCGGCGGCGCATCCGCGAGCGGATGGCCAAGCTGCGGCGCGAGATCAGGGCCATGAAACAGGTCCGCGACACCCAGCGCAGCCGCCGGCTGCACAGCGAGATGCCGTCGATCGCCATCGTCGGCTACACCAACGCGGGCAAGTCCAGCGTGCTCAATGCGCTGACCGGGGCCGGGGTGCTGGTCCAGGACGCGTTGTTCGCCACCCTGGAACCCACCACCCGCCGCGCGCAGTTCGAGGACGGCCGGCCGTTCGTGCTCACCGACACTGTCGGCTTTGTGCGGCACCTGCCCACGCAGTTGGTCGAGGCGTTCCGCTCCACGTTGGAGGAGGTCGTCCACGCCGATCTGCTGGTGCACGTGGTCGACGGCTCCGACGTCAATCCATTTGCCCAGATCAGCGCGGTCCGTCAAGTGGTCTCCGAGGTCATCGCCGACCATAACGGTGATCAGCCGCCCGAGCTTTTGGTGGTGAACAAGGTCGACATCGCAAGCGACCTGATGCTGGCCAGGCTGCGCCACGAGCTGCCCGACGCGGTGTTCGTCTCGGCCCGCACCGGCGACGGTATCGACGCGTTACGGCGACGGATGGCCGAGCTTGCCGTCGCCGACGATACCGCGGTGGACGTGATGATCCCGTACCACCGGGGAGACTTGGTGGCCCGCGTGCACGCCGACGGGCGGGTGCAGCACGCCGAGCACAACTCGGAGGGCACCCGGATCAGGGCCCGCGTTCCGCTGGGCCTGGCCGCCAGCCTGCGGGAGTTCTCGGCGCCGTAG
- the dapF gene encoding diaminopimelate epimerase, with translation MIFAKGHGTENDFVLLPDIDARVTLSTSQVAALCDRRRGLGADGVLRVTTAGAAATAGVLDRLPDGVGADDWYMDYRNADGSTAQMCGNGVRVFAHYLRATGLETRDEFVVGSLAGPRLVTLHRADPTDADVTVDMGKANRVGVGEAVVGGRRFRGVAVDVGNPHLACVDPGLSGDELAALDVAAPVSFDRAQFPDGVNVEVITAPVGGVVRMRVHERGVGETRSCGTGTVAAAVAALADADTGALTVRVPGGDVLVTVTDSTSFLRGPSVLVARGEVSEEWWRAQRR, from the coding sequence GTGATCTTCGCCAAGGGCCACGGCACCGAGAACGACTTCGTGCTGCTGCCCGACATAGATGCCCGGGTGACGCTGTCGACTTCCCAGGTGGCCGCGCTGTGCGACCGGCGCCGGGGGCTGGGTGCCGACGGGGTGTTGCGGGTCACCACCGCGGGTGCCGCCGCGACGGCCGGTGTGCTCGATCGCCTGCCCGACGGTGTCGGCGCGGACGACTGGTACATGGACTACCGCAACGCCGACGGCTCGACCGCGCAGATGTGCGGCAACGGCGTGCGGGTGTTCGCGCACTACCTGCGCGCCACCGGCTTGGAGACCCGCGACGAGTTCGTCGTCGGGTCGTTGGCCGGCCCTCGACTGGTCACCCTGCACCGAGCCGACCCCACCGATGCCGACGTCACCGTCGACATGGGCAAGGCCAACCGGGTGGGCGTGGGGGAGGCCGTTGTGGGCGGTCGGCGCTTCCGCGGCGTGGCGGTGGACGTGGGCAATCCGCATCTGGCGTGCGTTGATCCGGGGTTGAGCGGCGACGAGCTGGCGGCCCTGGATGTCGCCGCGCCGGTGAGCTTCGACCGCGCGCAGTTCCCCGATGGCGTCAACGTCGAAGTGATCACCGCCCCGGTGGGCGGGGTGGTCCGCATGCGGGTCCACGAACGCGGGGTGGGCGAAACCCGATCGTGCGGCACCGGAACGGTCGCGGCGGCAGTCGCCGCGCTGGCCGATGCCGACACCGGCGCGCTCACCGTCCGCGTGCCCGGCGGTGACGTGCTGGTCACCGTCACCGACTCCACCAGCTTCCTGCGCGGACCGTCGGTGCTGGTCGCCCGCGGGGAGGTAAGCGAGGAATGGTGGCGCGCGCAACGGCGTTAA
- the miaA gene encoding tRNA (adenosine(37)-N6)-dimethylallyltransferase MiaA, with amino-acid sequence MRPLAIIGPTGTGKSQLALDVVERISGEVGAEIVNADAMQLYRGMDVGTAKLPVEQRRGIPHHQLDVLDVTETATVARYQRAAAADIEAIAARGAVPVVVGGSMLYVQSLLDDWAFPATDPAVRARWEQRLAEVGVGRLHAELARRDPAAAAAIRPTDGRRTVRALEVVELTGRPFAASAPRIGAPRWDTVIVGLDCETTILDERLARRTDAMFEHGLVEEVRALLEHGLRDGVTASRALGYAQVIAALDAGGAGSAADRLRDAREQTYAGTRRYVRRQRSWFRRDHRVHWLDAGAGDRLVEDALRAWRQVT; translated from the coding sequence GTGCGACCACTGGCGATCATCGGCCCCACGGGCACCGGCAAGTCCCAACTCGCGCTGGACGTCGTCGAGCGGATCAGCGGCGAAGTCGGCGCGGAGATTGTCAACGCCGACGCCATGCAGCTCTATCGCGGCATGGACGTCGGGACCGCGAAGTTGCCCGTCGAGCAGCGCCGCGGCATCCCACACCACCAGCTCGACGTCCTGGACGTCACCGAAACCGCGACGGTCGCCCGCTACCAGCGGGCCGCCGCCGCGGACATCGAGGCGATCGCGGCCCGGGGAGCGGTACCGGTCGTGGTGGGGGGCTCGATGTTGTACGTCCAATCGCTGCTCGACGACTGGGCGTTTCCGGCGACCGACCCCGCGGTGCGCGCGCGCTGGGAGCAGCGGCTTGCCGAGGTCGGGGTCGGCAGGCTGCATGCCGAGCTGGCCCGCCGCGACCCGGCCGCCGCCGCGGCGATCCGGCCGACCGATGGCCGCCGCACGGTGCGCGCACTCGAGGTGGTCGAGCTCACCGGGCGGCCGTTCGCCGCCTCCGCGCCGCGCATCGGCGCCCCGCGCTGGGACACGGTTATCGTCGGGTTGGATTGTGAGACAACGATTCTCGACGAAAGGTTGGCCCGGCGTACCGATGCGATGTTCGAGCACGGCCTGGTCGAGGAGGTGCGCGCGCTGTTGGAGCACGGGCTGCGCGACGGGGTCACCGCTTCGCGAGCGTTGGGTTACGCCCAGGTGATCGCGGCGCTCGACGCCGGCGGAGCCGGTTCGGCAGCCGACCGCCTGCGTGACGCGCGGGAGCAGACTTACGCGGGCACCCGTCGCTATGTGCGCCGGCAGCGGTCCTGGTTCCGCCGCGACCACCGGGTGCACTGGCTCGACGCGGGCGCGGGGGACCGCCTCGTCGAGGACGCATTGCGGGCATGGCGGCAAGTAACCTGA
- a CDS encoding class III extradiol ring-cleavage dioxygenase family protein — MLSAIAIVPSAPVLVPDLAGAAAAELADLGAAVIAAAAVLPSRWVVVGTGRADEVLGPGGVGTFAGFGADVRVRLSPQDGDRADPPVELPLCALVAGWVRGRAGPEASARVHVYAADHDRDVALARGRRLRAEIDRAPDPVGVLVVADGANTLTPAAPGGYDSAGVDAQLALDDALATGDIAALTRLPGRILGRVAFQVLAGLTWPGPRSAKELYRGAPFGVGYFAGVWQL, encoded by the coding sequence GTGTTGAGCGCCATCGCGATCGTTCCGTCCGCGCCGGTGCTTGTTCCCGACCTCGCCGGGGCGGCCGCCGCGGAGTTGGCCGACCTTGGCGCGGCCGTCATCGCGGCGGCCGCCGTGTTGCCGTCGCGCTGGGTTGTCGTGGGAACAGGCCGTGCCGACGAGGTGCTGGGCCCCGGCGGGGTTGGCACCTTCGCGGGCTTCGGCGCCGATGTGCGCGTTCGCCTTTCACCGCAGGACGGTGACCGGGCCGATCCGCCGGTCGAATTGCCGCTGTGCGCCCTGGTCGCCGGCTGGGTGCGTGGCCGGGCCGGGCCCGAGGCCAGCGCACGGGTCCACGTCTACGCGGCCGACCACGATCGCGACGTCGCGCTGGCCCGCGGCAGGCGACTGCGCGCCGAGATCGATCGGGCACCCGATCCGGTCGGTGTGCTGGTAGTCGCCGACGGCGCGAACACGCTGACACCGGCCGCGCCGGGGGGCTATGACTCGGCCGGCGTCGACGCGCAACTGGCCCTTGATGACGCGCTGGCAACCGGCGACATCGCCGCCTTGACCCGGCTGCCCGGGCGGATCCTCGGGCGGGTGGCGTTTCAGGTGCTGGCCGGCCTGACCTGGCCCGGGCCGCGATCGGCTAAGGAGCTGTACCGGGGAGCGCCCTTCGGTGTGGGGTACTTCGCCGGCGTTTGGCAGCTGTGA
- a CDS encoding DMT family transporter: protein MSNPGVATVLALGAALLAGIGYVILQRSAQQVTTDDVGHFTLFHLSLRHAQWWLGSVAALSSFSLQAVALTMGSVVLVQSLQATALLFALPIDARLTHHRCTAKEWMWAILLAGAVAVIVISGDPRAGHARAPLADWAVVASVMVPAVLLCVLGARIWSAPISAVLLAAASAATLAVFTVLTKGVVAELGKGFATLIRTPELYAWILVLPIGLMLQQSSLRAGALTASLPTITVVRPVIAAVLGVTVLDEVLHAGQGQLLTLAAAVAAVVAATVALARDEATMMAAPTCEMEATRQLVVP from the coding sequence ATGAGCAACCCGGGGGTCGCGACGGTGCTCGCGCTAGGTGCCGCGCTGCTGGCCGGCATCGGGTATGTGATTCTTCAGCGGTCCGCGCAGCAGGTTACCACCGACGACGTCGGCCATTTCACCCTGTTCCACCTCTCACTCCGCCACGCCCAGTGGTGGCTGGGCAGCGTGGCCGCCCTGTCCAGTTTCAGCTTGCAGGCTGTCGCCCTGACCATGGGTTCGGTGGTGTTGGTGCAGTCGCTGCAGGCCACGGCGCTGCTGTTCGCGTTGCCGATCGATGCCCGGCTGACTCATCACCGGTGTACCGCCAAGGAGTGGATGTGGGCGATACTGCTGGCCGGCGCGGTGGCGGTCATCGTGATATCCGGTGACCCGAGGGCTGGCCACGCCCGGGCGCCGCTGGCGGACTGGGCCGTGGTGGCGAGCGTGATGGTTCCGGCGGTGCTGCTCTGTGTGCTGGGGGCGCGGATCTGGTCTGCTCCGATCTCCGCGGTGCTGCTCGCGGCGGCGTCGGCGGCGACGCTGGCGGTTTTCACGGTGCTGACCAAAGGAGTCGTCGCCGAACTCGGCAAGGGCTTCGCCACATTGATCCGCACGCCCGAGTTGTATGCCTGGATCCTGGTGCTGCCAATCGGCCTGATGCTTCAGCAGTCGTCGTTGCGCGCGGGTGCGCTGACGGCCTCCCTGCCGACGATTACCGTAGTCAGGCCGGTAATCGCGGCGGTGCTGGGGGTCACCGTGCTCGATGAGGTGCTGCACGCCGGGCAGGGACAGTTGCTCACGCTGGCGGCTGCGGTGGCGGCGGTGGTTGCCGCCACCGTTGCGCTGGCCCGTGACGAGGCCACCATGATGGCGGCGCCCACCTGCGAAATGGAAGCCACCCGCCAGCTCGTGGTTCCCTAG
- a CDS encoding DUF349 domain-containing protein: MTPDEARGNDAAGPVSGPVSGPVSGPVSGPAPRPGPRPGPRPMPRPTAHPVALPHSDPHRFGRVDDDGTVWLISAAGERVIGSWQAGDPEAAFAHFGRRFDDLSTEITLMEERLTSGTGDARKIKANAAALAETLPTACVLGDVDALEHRLASLRERADAAAAEDRVRREEHRAAQTARKEALAVEAEELAANSTQWKLAGDRLRAILDEWKTISGLDRKVDDALWKRYSAARETFNRRRGSHFAELDRERSGVRQSKERLCERAEELSDSTDWTATSAEFRKLLTEWKAAGRATKDVDDALWRRFKAAQDTFFTARNAATAEKEAELRANATAKEALLADAEKLDTSNYDAARTALRSIVEKWDAIGRVPRERAAELERRLRAIEKKVRDAGESDWSDPQAQARAEQFRARAEQFEQQAHKAEAAGRTREAEEAKANAEQWRQWAEAAAEALSRRP, translated from the coding sequence ATGACGCCTGACGAGGCCCGCGGCAACGATGCAGCTGGGCCGGTTTCGGGGCCGGTTTCGGGGCCGGTTTCGGGGCCGGTTTCGGGGCCGGCGCCCCGCCCGGGCCCGCGTCCGGGCCCCCGGCCAATGCCGCGACCGACCGCCCACCCGGTGGCCCTCCCGCACAGCGATCCACACCGGTTCGGACGAGTCGACGACGACGGCACGGTGTGGTTGATCAGCGCGGCCGGCGAGCGCGTCATCGGCTCTTGGCAGGCCGGCGATCCCGAGGCCGCCTTTGCCCACTTCGGCAGGCGATTCGACGACCTGAGCACCGAGATCACGCTCATGGAGGAGCGGCTGACCTCGGGGACCGGCGACGCGCGCAAGATCAAAGCCAATGCGGCAGCGCTGGCCGAGACGTTGCCGACGGCCTGCGTGCTGGGCGACGTCGACGCGCTCGAGCACCGGCTGGCCAGCCTTCGTGAGCGCGCCGACGCCGCCGCCGCCGAGGACCGCGTACGTCGTGAGGAGCATCGCGCCGCCCAGACCGCCCGCAAGGAGGCGCTGGCCGTCGAGGCCGAGGAGCTGGCCGCGAATTCGACCCAATGGAAGCTCGCCGGCGACCGGCTGCGGGCGATCCTCGACGAGTGGAAAACGATCAGCGGTCTGGACCGCAAGGTCGACGACGCGCTGTGGAAGCGCTATTCGGCCGCCCGGGAAACCTTCAACCGGCGGCGGGGCTCCCACTTCGCCGAGCTGGACCGTGAGCGTTCGGGTGTCCGCCAGTCCAAGGAACGGCTCTGCGAGCGGGCCGAAGAGCTGTCGGATTCGACCGACTGGACCGCGACGAGCGCCGAGTTCCGAAAGCTGCTCACCGAATGGAAGGCGGCGGGACGAGCGACCAAGGATGTGGATGACGCCCTGTGGCGGCGATTCAAGGCCGCGCAGGACACGTTCTTCACGGCGCGCAATGCCGCGACGGCCGAGAAGGAAGCGGAGCTGCGGGCCAACGCCACCGCGAAGGAGGCGTTGCTGGCGGACGCGGAAAAGCTTGACACCAGCAACTACGACGCCGCCAGGACGGCGCTGCGATCGATCGTGGAGAAGTGGGACGCGATCGGCAGGGTGCCACGGGAACGGGCCGCCGAGTTGGAGCGGCGGCTGCGCGCGATCGAGAAGAAGGTGCGTGACGCCGGCGAATCGGATTGGTCCGATCCGCAGGCGCAGGCCCGTGCCGAACAGTTCCGCGCCCGGGCCGAGCAATTCGAACAGCAGGCCCACAAGGCTGAGGCCGCCGGCCGCACCAGAGAGGCCGAAGAGGCGAAGGCGAACGCCGAGCAGTGGCGGCAGTGGGCCGAGGCGGCCGCCGAGGCGTTGTCCCGCAGGCCCTAG
- a CDS encoding Rv2732c family membrane protein encodes MCPMSRGHGAEDFDAYRTEIEAAERRVAREIDPGVRGFVVAILVFVLLGSFILPHTGHVRGWDALFGTHGAAAAAVALPSRVFAWLALVFGVGFSMLALMTRRWALAWTALVGSATASATGLLAVWSRQTVAAGHPGPGLGLVVAWITVIVLTFHWARVVWTRTIVQLAAEEQRRRVVAQQQPGTLLETLEEPDEGTAPSQGGDHSDHEDR; translated from the coding sequence ATGTGCCCGATGAGCCGCGGACACGGCGCTGAGGATTTCGACGCCTACCGGACTGAAATCGAGGCGGCAGAGCGCCGCGTCGCGCGTGAAATCGACCCAGGTGTAAGGGGTTTCGTTGTCGCGATCTTGGTGTTCGTGCTGCTGGGGTCGTTTATCCTGCCGCACACCGGCCACGTGCGGGGATGGGATGCGCTGTTCGGCACCCACGGTGCCGCGGCGGCGGCGGTGGCGCTGCCCTCGCGCGTGTTCGCGTGGTTGGCGCTGGTATTCGGTGTCGGTTTCTCGATGCTGGCGTTGATGACCCGGCGCTGGGCGCTGGCCTGGACAGCGCTGGTTGGTTCGGCGACGGCCAGTGCCACCGGGCTGTTGGCCGTCTGGTCGCGGCAGACTGTGGCCGCGGGACATCCCGGCCCGGGCCTCGGGCTCGTGGTGGCGTGGATCACCGTGATCGTGTTGACCTTTCACTGGGCCCGGGTGGTGTGGACCCGCACCATCGTGCAACTCGCGGCCGAGGAACAGCGCCGCCGAGTCGTCGCGCAACAGCAGCCCGGGACGTTGCTGGAAACTCTGGAAGAACCCGATGAGGGGACGGCCCCGAGCCAGGGCGGCGACCACTCGGATCACGAGGACCGCTAG
- the miaB gene encoding tRNA (N6-isopentenyl adenosine(37)-C2)-methylthiotransferase MiaB, whose amino-acid sequence MAPVTSMVARDGQAAPVSRSARTYQVRTYGCQMNVHDSERLAGLLEAAGYRRAADGADADVVVFNTCAVRENADNKLYGNLSHLASRKRTNPDMQIAVGGCLAQKDRDALLRRAPWVDVVFGTHNIGSLPTLLDRARHNKVAQVEIAEALQQFPSALPSARESAYAAWVSISVGCNNSCTFCIVPSLRGKEVDRSPADILAEVRSLVDDGVLEVTLLGQNVNSYGVNFADPALPRNRGAFAELLRACGRIDGLQRVRFTSPHPAEFTDDVIEAMAQTPNVCPALHMPLQSGSDRILRAMRRSYRAERYLGIVERVRAVMPHAAVTTDLIVGFPGETEDDFAATLDVVRRARFAAAFTFQYSKRPGTPAAELGDQLPKAVVQERYERLVELQEQISLEQNRALIGKTVELLVATGEGRKDARTARMSGRARDGRLVHFAASDQQVRPGDFVTVAITDAAPHHLIADAGVLTHRRTRAGDAHAAGQRPRGVGLGMPGIGQPVAPLKPVEPLGCAR is encoded by the coding sequence ATGGCCCCCGTGACGTCGATGGTTGCGCGAGACGGCCAGGCTGCGCCGGTATCGCGGTCGGCGCGCACCTATCAGGTCCGCACCTACGGCTGTCAGATGAACGTCCACGATTCCGAGCGGCTGGCCGGCCTGCTCGAAGCGGCTGGTTACCGGCGCGCGGCCGACGGCGCTGACGCCGACGTGGTGGTCTTCAATACGTGTGCCGTGCGAGAGAACGCCGACAACAAGTTGTACGGCAACCTCAGCCACCTGGCCTCCCGCAAGCGCACGAATCCCGACATGCAGATCGCGGTCGGCGGTTGCCTGGCGCAGAAGGACCGAGACGCGTTGCTGCGCAGGGCGCCGTGGGTGGACGTGGTATTTGGCACTCACAACATCGGGTCGCTGCCCACGTTGCTCGATCGGGCCCGGCACAACAAGGTCGCTCAGGTGGAAATCGCCGAGGCGCTGCAACAGTTTCCCTCGGCGCTACCGAGCGCACGCGAATCCGCTTACGCCGCTTGGGTTTCCATCTCAGTTGGATGCAATAACAGCTGTACCTTCTGCATTGTCCCGTCGCTGCGTGGCAAGGAAGTCGACCGCAGCCCGGCCGACATCCTCGCCGAGGTGCGATCGCTGGTGGACGACGGCGTGCTCGAAGTCACCCTGCTGGGCCAAAACGTCAACTCCTATGGAGTCAATTTCGCCGACCCCGCATTACCCCGCAACCGGGGCGCCTTCGCCGAGCTGTTGCGGGCGTGCGGACGCATCGACGGGCTGCAGCGGGTCCGATTCACCTCCCCGCATCCGGCGGAGTTCACCGACGACGTCATCGAGGCGATGGCACAGACGCCGAACGTGTGCCCCGCCCTGCACATGCCGCTGCAGTCCGGATCCGACCGGATCCTGCGTGCGATGCGTCGGTCCTATCGCGCCGAGCGCTATCTCGGCATCGTCGAGCGGGTGCGGGCGGTCATGCCGCACGCTGCCGTCACCACCGACCTGATCGTGGGCTTCCCGGGTGAGACCGAGGACGACTTCGCCGCCACCCTGGACGTGGTGCGACGGGCCCGGTTCGCGGCCGCGTTCACCTTCCAGTACTCCAAGCGGCCCGGAACACCGGCCGCCGAACTCGGTGATCAGCTGCCGAAAGCCGTTGTGCAGGAACGGTATGAGAGGCTGGTCGAGCTGCAGGAGCAGATCTCGCTGGAGCAGAATCGCGCGTTGATCGGAAAGACCGTCGAACTGCTCGTCGCCACCGGCGAAGGGCGCAAAGACGCCCGCACGGCGCGCATGAGCGGGCGGGCACGCGACGGTCGGCTGGTTCATTTCGCGGCAAGCGACCAACAGGTGCGTCCCGGCGACTTCGTCACCGTGGCGATCACCGATGCCGCGCCGCATCACCTCATCGCCGACGCCGGCGTGCTGACCCACCGTCGCACCCGCGCCGGCGACGCGCACGCGGCCGGGCAGCGCCCACGCGGCGTCGGCCTCGGCATGCCCGGCATAGGACAGCCCGTCGCCCCCCTCAAACCCGTCGAACCCCTCGGATGTGCCCGATGA
- the recX gene encoding recombination regulator RecX, translated as MTASCPPPSISEPSREEQARALCLRLLTARSRTRAELFGQLAKRGYPDDISNRVLDRLTVVGLVDDTDFAEQWVQSRRANAGKSKRALAAELHTKGVDNDVITAVLGGMDAGAERARAEQLVRARLRREVLSEDDARVSRRLVAMLARRGYSQTVACEVVIAELAAERERRRV; from the coding sequence ATGACAGCGTCCTGCCCGCCCCCGTCGATTTCTGAGCCATCGCGCGAAGAGCAGGCGCGGGCGTTGTGCCTGCGCCTGCTCACCGCGCGATCACGCACCCGAGCCGAGTTGTTCGGTCAGTTGGCCAAACGCGGATACCCCGACGACATCAGCAACCGGGTATTGGATCGGCTGACCGTCGTCGGCCTGGTGGACGACACCGACTTCGCCGAACAGTGGGTGCAATCCCGGCGGGCGAACGCGGGCAAGAGCAAGCGCGCGTTGGCCGCCGAGCTGCATACCAAAGGCGTCGACAACGACGTGATCACCGCGGTGCTGGGCGGGATGGATGCCGGTGCCGAGCGGGCCCGGGCCGAGCAGCTGGTACGCGCCAGGCTGCGGCGAGAGGTGCTGAGCGAGGACGATGCGCGGGTGAGCCGCAGGCTGGTGGCGATGCTGGCCCGCCGTGGCTACAGCCAGACCGTGGCGTGCGAGGTGGTCATCGCCGAACTGGCCGCCGAACGGGAGCGGCGGCGCGTCTAG